Part of the Candidatus Cybelea sp. genome is shown below.
GCGAAGCGTTCGTTCACCGTGGTGAGGAGCGAGACGACCCGATACCGCTCGTCCGCTAATAGCCGATGCAGCGCAAGCGCCGAGTCTTTCCCGCCGCTCCAGCAAAAGACGATCGGCTCACGCTTATCCAAAAGGAGTCAGCCGCCGCTTATCGTTTGCCGGTTGGGAGGAAGGCTGCGTCTTGAGGAGCGTACACATGCATGAGATCGGAGGTGCTTTCGTGAGAATAGCCGCTTGGGCGTTGGCGCTCGTGCTCGTTCCTTCCCTCGCGGCGGCATCCGCGCCGTTGACGCCCGCGCAAGTCATCGCGCTCGTCAAGGCGACGCCGCAGCTCAAGATCGATAAGAGCGTGCCGCCGTCGCTAGGATTCGATCCCAAAACGCATCCGTTCGTCGACGTCGTCGGCACGCGCGAAGGGCAGACGATCGGCGGATATCTGGCGAGCGAGGACGCCCGCCAGGGAACGCTGACCAGCGGCTTCGTCGTGCTCGCTGTTCCGCTCGACAGCGGCGGAAGCGGCGGCGTCTTTACCCAACTCGTCTTTGCCCGCCGCGGCAGCGTTCCGTTCTTCTATGCGGGGCACATCGATTCGGGCGGCCATCTCGACGTACGGTTCAAAAACGGCGCGATCGTCGCGACGCTGCCCTACTATCGGGCCAACGATCCCAACTGCTGCCCGTCGAAGATGATCGTGCAGACCTACACGATCCGCGACAACAAGCTGCACCGAATCTCGCAGCGCATGATGCCGACGCCGAAGCCCTAGCGGCCCCGGCGCTCATTCGCCTTTTTTAGAGATCTCGGCCGCGGCGTTTTCGAGAATGAGGGCAACTCGGCGCAGTTCCTCGGGGCCGGAGCCGCGCTTACGCATCAACGCATGTTTGAGCGCATGCCGAGCTTTCGATAGTTCGTCGGAGGCATCCGGATCGACGTCGCCGAGTCCGGCATACGCCTCGCGCACCGCCGCCATTCGCCCGCCGAAGCGCTTGAGCGTTTCGAGAATCGCCGTTACGCGCTCCCCATTGGCTTCCAAGTGTGCCCGGCCGGCATCGGTAATCGAGTAGAGCTTGCGATTCGCGTCTTGGGTGACGGCCGCGTGGCCGATCTCCTCGAGGTACGTCAAGGCCGGGTAGACGACGCCGGGGCTCGGCGAGTAGAATCCGCCGGAGCGCTCTTCTAAGGTACGCATCAGCTCGTAGCCGTGCGCGGGCTGCTCGGCGAGCAAGGAGAGGATGACCAGCTGCAGATCGTCGGATCCGAGGCGGCGTCCTCGCGGGATGCCGTGGCCGCCCATGAAGGCCTCGCCGAAGCCTCGCCGGCCTCGGCCGAATCCGCCGTGACGGCGATGGTGTCCGCCGGCGTGGAGTAGGGCTCGAAAGAAATCTGATTTATCGTATGACATGTCTTACGATATATCATACGACCTCAGCCTGCGTCAAGGCCCCTGCCCGCGCCCAGGCTTCACTCGGTGCGGACGACGGTCTCCATGGAAGCGATGAAGGCGAGAACCTGCCCTTCACGCGCTGACTGGCGACGGTAGTGCACGAGCGCGTCGAGGGGATACCACAGCCCGACCCACGCGATCACGAGAAAGAAGCCGTCGCCCAGCAGCAGCTTGGTGAGCATCGCCAAGCTCGACGCGCTGAAATAGTACGACACCAAAATCCCGAGGGCGAAGATGATGCCGCCAACTCGAAACGCCGCCATCACGTCTTGCCACTGGGCGCTGCGGGCAAGGTTGATCTGTCGTAAGCGCAGCCGGCAGTAGCGCTCGATCGCCTGACGCAGCCGTTCTTCCGTGTCCGGCTGCATTTGCTCGGCGGGCAGCACGATGACCGCGCGCAGATCCGAGCGCAGGGTGCGCGGCGTCAGCTCGGCGACGAGCTCATCCATTCCGCACACGAACCGGCCGTTTGGCGAGAGCACGTCGGTTGGCGAGACTTCGAAAAGCTCTTGCGGGGTATTGAGGTGCAGGATCGTGTCGGCGTTTGCTGGCGGCTTCAACGCCGTGCAGTTCCCGCCGAAACCCTCAATCCCCGCGTCGCTTCCGCGGCCGGAGCCCCCGCGATTGAATGCGTTGACTACTCTTTGGAACGGGGGTTGTAGGCGGCTCCCTTTACCGAGGCGCTGGGCGTGAGGCCTTTGCTGAAGCTGTAGAGAAACGTGAGCGCGGTCGGGCTGTACTTGTAGACGTCGACCTCGCCGGCGACGTAGTTGGCCGTCGCAAAGTTCGTCGAATCCTGATTCAAATGGCCCCAGAACGTTTCGCCGTGCAGCGCGAACGGGCCGCCGACGAGCGTGCAGGCCGGCTTGCAGCCGGAATAGACGTAGAGCGCGCCGATGTTGTTGGCCGAAGTATCGATCGCGACCAGATTACCGGCGTTATCGATGTCGAGTCCGCCGGGGCTCGAGTTCTGATAGCCGGTAGCGCTCACGCCGGCTCCCTTGCACTTGGCGAAATAGACCAGAACCGGGAAGAACTGCGTGTTATAGGCCGAGGCCCAGCAGTTGCCTTTGGTGTCCATCGCGACGCCGACCATTTCGAAAATGCCGGAGTTCGTAAGGTTGGTCTTGCAGCCGCCCTTCATCGTGCAGACCGAGACGCTGCCGGGCTTGCTGCCGTTGTCCATCATGTTGGCGACGGCGATTTTGTCCTTGAGCGCGTCGTTGCTGGCGGCATCGATCGGCTGCCCGTACGGGTCGCTGGTCGACGCGGCGTTGGCTCCGCACATGCCGGGGCCTTTGAAGATGATGATCGTGCGGCTGCCGCCGTCGGGATCGATCACGTTACCCTTACCGTCGACGGCGACGCCGTTGAGATACTGCACGCCCGGGATGTTACACGTCGGCGGCTTATTTTTCTTGTTGTTGCTCCGGTACGCCAGAATATCTGGGCTGTTAAACTGGCTCACATAAAGGCCGCCCTTGGCGGCGTCGGGCGACTCGAGAGCATCGATGATGCCGGCCCTCGAGTACTGCGGCGCAGACGCCGGGATGCTTGGCGAAATGCCGTTGCCCGCACAGCCTGCGAGGATTCCGATAGCAATGGCACCGAGAGAAGTTGCCGAGAAACGCATACGAAGAGAGCCTCCTATTTTAGTTCCAGTCGAGTTTCGCTGACGGCAGCCGGGTCCTTGCTCACCAAGTCCCACATTAGTCCCAAACCGCCCGACGATTCCGCAGCGAAAGAATCAGTTTGCGCAACTATTGAAGAAGTGAGCTGCAGATCGAGTGACACGAGAGGAATGGAATCATGCGTTATTGGCGAGCAAACCTGCTGGCGATCGGCGGCACAGTTATATTGGCAAGCTGCTCGGGCACGGGCCCGGCTTCTGCGCCTAGCAGCGCTCAAACGGGAGCGCCGGCTCCAAGTGCGATGCTTTCGCGCGATCGTTTGCCCAAGGGGCATCCATACGTTCTGCATCCCGAGCGCGATGCGAGCCCCGGGCACATCTATAGCTCGTCGTTCGGTGCCAACACCGTGACATACTACAACAAAGGCGCGGGACCGAATAATCCGGTTGCCGGAAGCCTCACGGGGTCGTTTGAGAATCCGGAGGGGATGGCCGTCGATAAGGCCGGCAATCTCTACGTCACAAATAGCAACGCCAAGAACGTTCTGGTTTATCCGCCGGGAGCTACTAGTGCGAGCCTGACTTTAACGGATCCCAATGGCTTCCCCGATGACATCGCGTTCGGCTCGGACGGAACCGCGTACGTCGCCAATCTCTGGGCGCCGATGGGCAACCCCGGCAGCATTTCGGTCTACCCGCCGGGCGCGACGACTCCCAGCACCACGTTGAACGACCAGGCTTTCGTGCAAGTCGTCGGCGTCGCGCTGGATAAGCACAACAACGTCTTCGTTTCGTACGATCAAACCAATGGGGCGCATGGGACGGTCGTCGAGTTCCGGGCCGGCTCCTCAACGCCGACGGCAACCAATATCGTTCTCGGCTCGGCCGGCGGCATCGGCTTCGATAAGGCCGGCCGCATGCTGGTGATCGATCAGGCGGCGCCGACTCTCAACGTCTACCATCCCGGCAGCTCCACGCCGGCCACACAGCTCCCGCTGCCGGGCGCGTCGCTCTATTTCTCGTGGGCAAAGAGCCTGAAGCGCATCTACGTGGCTGACTACGCGTTAGGCGAAATCGACGTCTTTGACTATACTCCGGCCAAGCTCACGCTCATCAACACAATCACCAATGGAATCGTGGCGTCGGATAATAATCTCGGCATAGCAACGACGACGGCGATGAAGCAGTAGGAAAACCGCGCTTGCTTGCGCAGTGAGTCCCACATTAGTCCCAACCGTCGCCGGCCGGGCCGGGTCCTCGGGCTGCAAAGGCGAAGCGTTGCGCATGAAAACTTTTAGTTTCGTCATGTCTGCCGCCGCAATCTCGACGGCAGCGATCCTATCGGCCTGCAGCAGCGGCACTTCCCCAGCCGTTTCCGGCTCGCAGGTTTCCCCATCCACGGCACGAGGAGTGCACCACGTAACGCTGCGGCCCAACCACGGCCGCTCGTGGATGGATCCCGCGGCTAAGGCGGGGAGCCTCCTGTACATCACCGACTCCGGCAGCAACACCGTCCTTGTTTATTCTTATCCGGCTCTCAAACTCGTCGGCACGCTCACCGGTTTTACGAACCCGCAAGGCGACTGCGTCGACAAAGCCCGCAACGTTTGGATCGTCAACACCGAAGCCTCGCAGCTCCTTGAGTACGCGCATGGCGGTACGACCCCGATCGCGACGCTGGACGACCCCAATCAGTACCCCGTCGGCTGCGCGTTTGACTCGACCACCGGCGAGCTCGCCGTTTCGAACTTCTATAGCACGAACGGGCCGCCCGGCAGCATTTCCATCTACAAGAACGCTTCGGGAAGCCCGACCCTGTATACGCCGCCGAACTTCGCCGTCGTCTATTACTTAGGCTTCGATCCGAAGGGCACACTGTATCTCGACGGCATCGATAGCGGCAGCTCGTTCCTCTTCGATTCGTTCAACGGAACAACGTTTAAGAGCATCGTCCTCGGGCACCCGATCGGCGGTCCGGGCGCGGTTCAGTCCGTCGGCAAAGACATCGTGGTCGGCGATCAGACCAACAGCGCGAATGTCGCCTACACGTTTAGGATCCGCGGAGCAAAAGGAAGACTGGTGAAGACGACGCCGCTTACCGGGGCCTTCGACGTCGTCCAGTTTTACATTTTCAAGAACGCGCTTGTCGGCGGCGACATCAATCCCAGCGGGTCGACCGCGGACCGGTTCAAGTATCCCGCGGGCGGACCGCCCAAAAAGACGGCCCCGGGCCTCGAGCAACCCATTGGGGCCGTCATCAGTAAGTAGAGCCTGACGTAACCGCGCCGTTACGGCTTCGGCGCGGGGCTGAGCGCGGTGCCCGAGATGAAGTTGCCGGAGCCCGAGATAGAAACGCTTTGGACAAATTTCCCGCTGGGATATTTGTAAACGTTGACCAGAGAATAATCGGCCTCCGGCACGTAGATCAAGTTCTGCTTGTGATCGAGGGCGCTGCGGTCGGTTGCGTCGGAGGCCGCAATCGTTGCAAACGGCGCCGTGTGGCCCGGCTTATACAGATTGATGCCGGGCAGCGCGAAGTCGGAGACGGCGATATTCCCGTGTTTGTCGACCAGCACGCCGGTTGGTGAAAGCAGGCCGGTCAGGCCAAGATTCT
Proteins encoded:
- a CDS encoding PadR family transcriptional regulator, yielding MSYDKSDFFRALLHAGGHHRRHGGFGRGRRGFGEAFMGGHGIPRGRRLGSDDLQLVILSLLAEQPAHGYELMRTLEERSGGFYSPSPGVVYPALTYLEEIGHAAVTQDANRKLYSITDAGRAHLEANGERVTAILETLKRFGGRMAAVREAYAGLGDVDPDASDELSKARHALKHALMRKRGSGPEELRRVALILENAAAEISKKGE